A window of the Halobacterium hubeiense genome harbors these coding sequences:
- the gatE gene encoding Glu-tRNA(Gln) amidotransferase subunit GatE, translating to MTEFDYDELGLVAGLEIHQQLDTATKLFCECPTELREPEEAERTFTRYLHPTRSELGEIDEAALEESKVEREFEYLAYDTTCLVEEDDEPPHRLDEEALATALEITQLLDMDPVDRAHVMRKVVIDGSNTSGFQRSTLMAHDGEIETSEGSVGIEDLMLEEESAQRVEEREGGVQFSLDRLGIPLVEIGTKPDISTPEQAREAAERIGMLLRSTGKVKRGLGTIRQDVNVSIEEGARVEMKGVQSLDDIDDLVREEVRRQVELVDIADELQSRDASVGDTQDVTDVFADTDSGVIRGALDADGVVHAVPLYGFDGLVGRELQDDRRLGTEFSDHAKRHGAGGIFHTDELPAYGVTEAEVEALREAVGAGEDDAVAIVADEPDVATGAIDAVAERARTAIEGVPEETRGANDDGTSEYLRPLPGAARMYPETDVPPVDPDPSEVETPELLTEKVQRYQDDYGLDAGLAEQVAYGRRWPLFEERVEAGVDATLAAQTLESTVTELRRDDVPVENLGDDHFRGVLDLVAEGELAQEGVPELLAALAEQPDREAAELAEELGLGSAGEDEVREAVVEVVERNSEQVEEEGMGAFSGLMGECMGALRGKADGDLVSEVLREEIQQRA from the coding sequence TACCTCCACCCGACGCGCTCCGAATTGGGCGAAATCGACGAGGCCGCCCTCGAGGAGAGCAAGGTCGAACGGGAGTTCGAATACCTCGCGTACGACACGACGTGTCTCGTCGAGGAGGACGACGAGCCGCCCCACCGCCTCGACGAGGAAGCCCTCGCGACGGCGCTGGAAATCACGCAGCTGCTGGACATGGACCCGGTCGACCGCGCGCACGTGATGCGGAAGGTCGTCATCGACGGGTCGAACACGTCGGGGTTCCAGCGCTCGACGCTGATGGCTCACGACGGCGAAATCGAGACCAGCGAGGGGAGCGTCGGCATCGAGGATCTGATGCTCGAAGAGGAGTCCGCCCAGCGCGTCGAGGAACGGGAGGGCGGCGTGCAGTTCTCGCTGGACCGGCTGGGCATCCCGCTCGTGGAAATCGGCACGAAGCCGGACATCTCGACGCCCGAGCAGGCGCGGGAGGCCGCCGAGCGCATCGGAATGTTGCTGCGCTCGACGGGGAAAGTCAAGCGCGGGCTCGGGACGATTCGCCAAGACGTGAACGTCTCCATCGAGGAGGGCGCGCGCGTGGAGATGAAGGGCGTCCAGAGCCTCGACGACATCGACGACCTCGTGCGCGAGGAGGTCCGGCGGCAGGTCGAACTCGTGGACATCGCCGACGAACTCCAGTCTCGGGACGCCAGCGTCGGCGACACGCAGGACGTCACGGACGTCTTCGCCGATACCGACTCGGGCGTGATTCGCGGCGCACTAGACGCCGACGGCGTCGTCCACGCGGTGCCGCTGTACGGCTTCGACGGGCTAGTCGGCCGCGAACTGCAGGACGACCGCCGGCTCGGCACGGAGTTCTCCGACCACGCGAAGCGCCACGGCGCGGGCGGCATCTTCCACACGGACGAACTGCCGGCGTACGGCGTCACCGAGGCGGAGGTCGAGGCGCTCCGCGAGGCAGTCGGCGCGGGCGAGGACGACGCGGTCGCCATCGTCGCGGACGAGCCCGACGTGGCGACGGGCGCCATCGACGCGGTCGCGGAGCGAGCGCGCACCGCAATCGAGGGCGTCCCGGAGGAGACCCGGGGCGCGAACGACGACGGTACCTCGGAGTACCTGCGCCCGCTGCCGGGCGCGGCGCGGATGTACCCCGAGACAGACGTGCCGCCCGTCGACCCCGACCCTTCGGAGGTTGAGACCCCCGAACTCCTGACGGAGAAAGTCCAGCGGTATCAGGATGACTACGGCCTCGACGCGGGGCTCGCCGAGCAGGTGGCGTACGGCCGCCGGTGGCCGCTGTTCGAGGAGCGCGTCGAGGCGGGCGTGGACGCGACGCTCGCCGCGCAGACGCTCGAATCAACCGTGACGGAGCTGCGCCGCGACGACGTGCCCGTCGAGAACCTCGGCGACGACCACTTCCGCGGCGTGCTCGACCTCGTGGCGGAGGGCGAACTCGCACAGGAGGGCGTGCCGGAACTGCTGGCGGCGCTGGCCGAACAGCCCGACCGGGAAGCCGCCGAGCTTGCCGAGGAACTGGGGCTCGGCTCCGCGGGCGAGGACGAGGTCCGCGAGGCGGTCGTGGAGGTCGTCGAGCGCAACAGCGAGCAGGTCGAGGAAGAGGGGATGGGCGCGTTCTCCGGGCTGATGGGCGAGTGCATGGGCGCGCTCCGCGGGAAGGCGGACGGCGACCTCGTCAGTGAGGTGCTGCGCGAGGAGATTCAGCAGCGCGCGTAA
- a CDS encoding Lrp/AsnC family transcriptional regulator: protein MDERDVRLLKAISDLGTSSPEELHEATDIPVSTIHYRLNNLREEGVVENDLYDLDLDELGLGVTVVLEVLTSYEGSYEDVGEKISGVEGVTQTFFTMGETDFMVLARLPHSDDVERLISDFEAIPEVDRTNSTFVIARQKDTARPLQSYELETLLEELADE from the coding sequence ATGGACGAACGCGACGTACGGCTCCTGAAAGCCATCTCCGACCTCGGCACCAGCAGCCCCGAGGAACTCCACGAGGCCACCGACATCCCCGTTTCCACGATTCACTACCGGCTGAACAACCTCCGCGAGGAGGGCGTCGTCGAGAACGACCTCTACGACCTCGACCTCGACGAACTCGGACTGGGCGTCACCGTCGTCCTCGAAGTCCTCACCTCCTACGAGGGCAGCTACGAGGACGTCGGCGAGAAGATCAGCGGCGTCGAGGGCGTCACGCAGACGTTCTTCACGATGGGCGAGACCGACTTCATGGTGCTGGCGCGGCTCCCGCACTCCGACGACGTCGAGCGGCTCATCTCCGACTTCGAGGCGATTCCGGAGGTCGACCGCACGAACTCCACGTTCGTCATCGCCCGGCAGAAAGACACCGCCCGCCCGCTCCAGAGCTACGAACTGGAGACGCTGCTCGAAGAACTGGCCGACGAGTAG
- a CDS encoding DMT family transporter, whose amino-acid sequence MSYQRPGLGVSPAALMFLALGAIWGTSFPAIEIGLHVVPALSFAAIRYSLAGLIILGYAAYATDRWRPRGTEEWLAVSVAGLLVIAVYHGLLYLGELRVSGAVAAIVVSLSPVLTAGLAAVLLDADVDLVEGLGLLAGFAGVVIVASPGGGGTDLLGVALVFGGAVAFALGAVLARPLSTDLPVETMEAWAMLLGSGVLWVGAGARGESLAGVEWTLPALASLAYLTLVAGCVGFLLYFELLDRIGATELHLVGYLEPVVAALMAWALLGQVVDSQALAGFAAIFLGFALLERDVIFEAVVTTADAVRSH is encoded by the coding sequence ATGAGCTACCAACGCCCCGGGTTGGGCGTCTCCCCCGCCGCGCTGATGTTCCTCGCGCTCGGCGCCATCTGGGGGACGTCGTTCCCGGCCATCGAAATCGGGCTGCACGTCGTGCCGGCCCTCTCGTTCGCAGCCATCAGGTACAGCCTCGCCGGCCTCATCATCCTCGGCTACGCCGCCTACGCCACCGACCGCTGGCGGCCCCGCGGCACCGAGGAGTGGCTCGCGGTCAGCGTCGCCGGCCTCCTCGTCATCGCCGTCTACCACGGCCTCCTCTACCTCGGGGAGCTCCGCGTCTCCGGCGCCGTCGCCGCCATCGTCGTCAGCCTCTCGCCCGTACTCACCGCCGGCCTCGCCGCTGTCCTCCTCGACGCAGACGTGGACCTCGTGGAGGGACTGGGCCTGCTCGCCGGCTTCGCGGGCGTCGTCATCGTCGCCTCCCCGGGCGGCGGGGGCACCGACTTGCTCGGCGTCGCGCTCGTGTTCGGCGGCGCCGTCGCGTTCGCGCTCGGCGCCGTGCTCGCGCGCCCGCTCTCCACGGACCTCCCCGTCGAGACGATGGAAGCGTGGGCGATGCTGCTCGGCTCGGGCGTCCTCTGGGTCGGCGCGGGCGCCCGCGGCGAATCCCTCGCCGGCGTCGAGTGGACGCTCCCCGCGCTCGCCAGCCTCGCGTACCTCACGCTGGTCGCGGGCTGCGTCGGCTTCCTGCTGTACTTCGAGCTACTCGACCGCATCGGCGCCACGGAACTGCACCTCGTCGGCTACCTCGAACCCGTCGTCGCCGCGCTGATGGCGTGGGCGCTGCTCGGGCAGGTCGTCGATTCGCAGGCGCTGGCGGGCTTCGCGGCCATCTTCCTCGGTTTCGCGCTGCTCGAACGCGACGTCATCTTCGAGGCCGTCGTCACCACCGCCGACGCCGTCCGCTCCCACTAG
- a CDS encoding MaoC family dehydratase produces the protein MTVYFEDLDEGDVLEFGSYDVTEAEIVEFAERYDPQWFHTQPERAREESHFGDLAASGWHTASMAMRLVVDGHFSEAAALGALGIEKLRWPNPTVPGDSLSVRVEVLETRRSESDPSRGLVTLNHTVTNQDGEVKLEMRPTVMYECRNSE, from the coding sequence GTGACCGTCTACTTCGAAGACCTCGACGAGGGCGACGTCCTGGAGTTCGGCTCCTACGACGTCACCGAGGCCGAAATCGTGGAGTTCGCCGAGCGCTACGACCCCCAGTGGTTCCACACGCAGCCCGAGCGCGCCCGCGAGGAGTCGCACTTCGGCGACCTCGCGGCCTCCGGCTGGCACACCGCGTCGATGGCGATGCGGCTCGTCGTCGACGGCCACTTCAGCGAGGCCGCCGCGCTCGGCGCGCTCGGCATCGAAAAGCTCCGCTGGCCGAACCCGACCGTGCCCGGCGACTCGCTGTCCGTCCGCGTGGAGGTGCTGGAGACGCGGCGCTCGGAGAGCGACCCCAGCCGCGGCCTCGTCACGCTGAACCACACCGTCACCAACCAGGACGGCGAGGTCAAACTGGAGATGCGACCGACCGTGATGTACGAGTGCCGGAACAGCGA